A segment of the Stigmatopora nigra isolate UIUO_SnigA chromosome 15, RoL_Snig_1.1, whole genome shotgun sequence genome:
CAGCAAAACCCAGCTTGACGAGCTCCTCGAGTGCCTCGATAAGGAGTACTGGGAAACAGACCTCTGTGCAACTCTGGAAGAGATGAAGGTGGAAGTTCAAACGCATATGGACATCACAGAGGAACTTACGAATACTGCTTGTGGAAACAATAAAGCCTACCTCACTGCTGTCAATGGTAAGCATTTGTTATTTAGTTTTGTTGTAGGCCTTACCATCAAATGCCAATTTGTGTCCTTTTTATGACAGAGAATCTCAAGGAACGGTTAAAGAGCCAACTGAAAACACAACAGTCAGACGGGCAAGAAGACGAAGTGAAGCCGCCAGCAGAAACAAGTTCTGCACAGACAGTGAGTGATGCAGCCAAAGTCAAATCACAGCTTGGAGATGGAGAGCCAATGGACACCGATATCCAGGACGCCACTACTTCACGAGGTAAATGGAAACTGTATGCATAACTGcggcttatagtccggaaaatacgcgaGCTGTGTTTATACcgtccatcctcgaaagggttgcggggggttgctggagcctaacccagctgtctttgggcaaaaggcaaacCACActctaaactggtcgccagtcagtcgtaggccacacagagacaaacaatcatctAAACCCCCAATGACACTGCCatcagcgggaattgagcccgcgctTGTCCGCACCAAAGTCCGGCgactgaaccactacaccacaagGCAGCGgattaaatacatttgattatattttcaactttttttttcatttttacacaaaatcatACCTCTTTGCATTAATAATCTAGTCACATCGTTACTGAGTACACTAATTATGACCAAATAATTGTGGTTTTACAAAAGCACTGTTTTTATTCCCACCCTGGTTCCACCTTGCTAAATTTGGCTTAGTAACAAGGGCCCATTTTCAATACCATTGTACTACCACTAAGTAATAAACTTTCATTTCACCAGTTATACGTGTAAAGCATGTGTTTATCCATTTTTCTGCTTCACCTCATTTCTTTAAAGGTGAAAATACAAAAGTCAAGCCGAGCAGTGAATGTACGCTAGAAGAAGCCCATGACAAGCAACCAGAAGGAGGTTGCCAGGTCTCAAACAGCGCGACATCCAGTAAACCAGAGCAGCCAGACCTGTTTGAGAGGTCTTCTCGGTCTTCTTTTACTAGTCAAGATGGCACAGGTGCACCATTTTATATCTTAGATCAGGGATGATTTTGTAGTTTGTTGTTCTCCCAAAGTAACACCGTCCTTTTTCTGATTGACAGAGGAGGCTAGTGAAAATCTCAGGAGCAGCACAGCAACTGGATCAGCACCAGAAGCTATAAACCCCAGAAAAAGCAAAGAGGTGACAAAGGcgacatcatgtttttttttaaatatacactaAAGATAGGCCTGCATTTACTTGAAACAAATAgactaaaataattttattgacGTTATTTAGCTAACTAAAGCTtccctttttgtgttttagtcaTCTCCTGCTGGCCCAGATGTCGAAACATCACattccagctttttaaaaagtgacCTTACGGTCAACTTGAACAATTTGTTCAAACTGGGCCAGGAAGGTAAATATAGGGTATACCACAACCAATACAGCACCAATATCCTGGCTCTCAACAAGCATCAGCACCGAGAAGATCACGACAAAAGGCGCCACCTCTCCCACAAGTTCAGCTTGACGACTGCGTCTGAGTTCAAGTGGAACGGTTCCATCTACGGATCCCGGGGTCCGACAATCAACACCCTTCGTTTCAATATCATCCAGCTAGAGAGCAATGTCCCGACGCCTTTTATGCACCCTAACTGGGCAGCACACAGGTTAGAACTTTCATccaaattgttcatttttatcatgTCTTGGTTTGCATGTCAAAACAGCAATGTACTTTAGttagagatattttttttaaagtttaatccACACATTACTACTATTTGTCTTAATGAGAAGCAAAATATTCTGTCTTCACACTGTACCTTTATCGACATAAATGGGAATTCACAGTACTTTCAACTGTGTTACTACTCCTAGTGACAAAAACAGATGTTGGACCACTTATTTTGCCATTGTTCTTGCAATTGAATAACaatataaaacatgtttttattcatttatagaaGCAACTGGAACAAAGCAGTACAAATGTGCAGCAAGGCGAGGGAATTTGCCCTGGCCTTGGCTATACTGGAGTGTGCCATCAAACCAGTCGTCATGCTGCCTGTGTGGAAAGAGTCTCTCGGACACACAAGGTCACGTGTGTGTCACTACAGGAATTATACTACAGTCACATAGTATAACAATATACTTGATTAGGATTAGATACGCTTTTTAAAATAAGTTTTTCTGTAACAGGTTACATCGTATGTCTGCCATGGAGCGTGAAGAAAAAGAGAAGGTGAAAAAACGGGAGAAAAAACTGGAGGACGAGGAGACTCTCCAGCAGGCCACATGGGTGAAATATAGTGTTAACATCAAACACCAGGTGAGGAAAAAGTAGCagaaaaatgacctttttgtcTTCATATAATCATGATTACATTTGTAGACTGTTAAATGTATGCTTCTCCATAATTTATTTTTCCTATATTGACAAGGTGTGGAAGCAAAAGGGTGAGGAATACAGAGTGACGGGGTATGGTGGCTGGAGTTGGGTCAGTAAGACTCGTGTACTACGTTTTGTTACCAAGTTACCAGGAAACACCAACGCAAACTATCGAAAAGAAATTGAAGGTAaggaacaaaatgattttttaaattttttttatctagccTAAAATTGCCAATACCTAAACATGAATACTTGATTCTGTCTTCATAGCAGCCAAAGCAGCCAAGAGAAATTCTGCATGCACAAATGAACAGAAAAGGGCACAAGATGAAAAGGAGCCCACTCAAAATACAGAAGAAAACAAGCAGCAGACCTCCTCAGAACAAGAAACatctaaagatttggaaacAAAGCTTTTAGAAGAGAAGCAAGAAAAGGGTGGAAATTGCAAATTGGAGATTGAACCCAGCCTTAATACCGTccctaaaaatgaagaaaagggTAATATATTGATGTCCCAGTAGAGTTTGATATGTTCTCCTTTAGAGATCTCAAGGTATTTAATAATCTTACTATTTTTTCtagaaaacattgaaaacaaagGCTCTTCGGTACCTGCTGAACAGTCTGAAAAAGAAGAACCAATCCAGAAATCTGAAAAACTCAAAGAGGAGACCCCTGTACCGAAGCCTTTATATGACGTTGTCAATGTGAGTGAAGGATTCCATTTACGGACAATTTATAAACAGAAGGTAAAGCCTTCTAAATTGGATGGACTCTTGGAGAGGCGTGTGAAACAATTCACTTTAGAAGAGAAGGAGAGACTAGAGCGGTTCAGACCGTCGGGATTGCTGTCAAAAATTGCTTCTGCACGGTCTTCCTCTGTAGTCAAGACTGAAGGAACTGCATCAGTTAAACAGCGGCCTATTGAGAGTCCCGTTAAAACCGAAGCAAAGCAAGAGAATGATACAGTTGTTAAAAAGCTTGAGTTTGAAGAGGAACATAAGGAAGGCAAAATAAAAACTGATGTTGAATTGGACTCTCAGGCAATCAAACACAGCATACAGTCAGAAATCTGTCATTTGCATAGCAACAGTGCTGCTACGCCACTTAAAGAAGTTAATGGAGAACCTGCTGGAAGCACTGGGATCAATGGTAAAAGCAATTATATATCTGAAGCAATGGAGACTCCAGAGAAATATCAGAAACAAGAGGCAGCACCATTAGGGGAGAACATAAAAAAACGTAGCTTTGAGGAAATGGAGCGAGACAGTCGACAAACTAATACGGGTGCTGACGACGAAGGCAAGATCAATGCAGAGCAGGTGAATGGAGAAACTGGGATTATtgctggttcaaatccagtccAAGGAGAAAACAAAGAGCCTATCAAACCTTTAATGAATGGAAATGTTTCCCAAAGTGCTTCACAATATGGCAGTCATCCACCTTCAAAGATCCCTAAACTTGAGCATAATGTAGCTATTACACGAGATTCTCAACATATTAAAGAAGGAACAGTGCAGGCTACTTGTCAAAGTTCAACTCCGTCTTCCCTTAATAGTGTGGACAACTGCAGTAACACAAATGATGTAAAGACATCCACGCAAAATGTACTACAGCCTCCAAATCGCACAGAATCTTTGACTTCAACCTCCACCAATAAGCCAGTCATCTCTCAGAAGTCTGCCAATGCAGGTGTCACTAATTCAAAGGTGACCATCGCCACGGCGAATGGTTCTCTGGTGATAAGCTCCGAGTATACCACTAGTGACAGAGTCAGTCTTCTTAAATTTAGCAAATTTAGGAAGGCACGATCAGGCACAGCACTACCATCCTATCGCAAATTTGTCACCAAAAGCAGCAAAAAGAGCATCTTCGTCCTACCCAATGATGACCTGAAGAGGCTGGCGAGAAGAGGAGGGTTCCGAGAGGTTCCCATATTTAACTACAATGCAAAACCAGCCATGGATATTTGGCCCTACCCTTCACCTCGGCCTACGTTTGGAATCACATGGAGGTTAGCATTGcatctccatcttttttttttctttttggggactattccaactgttttttttatatatatatatgactgtTTCTTATCTAAGGttagaaatgtattttgtaaaactcttcattgttttttcctttccctGGTTAGGTATCGTCTTCAGACAGTGAGATCACTGGCAGGAGTAAGCCTAATGCTCAGGTTACTGTGGGCCTGTCTAAGGTGGGATGACATGGCTGTGAAGCCTTCCATTGGTGTCAGCCTTACAAGGAAAGGTAGGAACACAACCATTTAcagttgtattcatttattttcttataaaaacaggttgcatttttctttacttttttacCATGTAAAATTCACATTAATGTGGCTTTTGCATATTTTGCAGAAGTATTTGGGTTGCTTCTTACATTACAAACCATAATTCTTAGCTTAGTTCAAGTTTTAAAATTCCCCACATATTGGATGGTTTGTCTGTGTGCTATGATTGACAAGCGACATGTCCATTTTGTTAACTGCTGATATCAGCCCCCATATGGACTAGTGAATTGAAAATGGATGGGTGATATACCTTGTTAACATGTTGGATTATCTTTTCCAGAAACCACAGAGACTGATATCACCACAACAGAGATCATTAAGCGAAGAGATGTGGGACCTTATGGCATCTACTCAGAATACTGTATCAGGAAGATTATCTGTCCTCTTGGAAACAAGGATTCCAATAAAGGTAGTGTATATATGCAGTAGTAATTTAGGATATTGCAAACCTAACAACTTTGCCGAAACAGGACTCAACTGTGGCTCCATGCATAGgaaataattaataatgataATCTCTCTTTCTTATGAACAGAAACTCCAACTCCACAAAGGAAAGGTCTGCGATCGAGTGCTTTGCGACCCAAGAAACAGGAGCCAACCAAACCAACTGGACCTATTGCCGTGGAGAAATGGATTCCTGAAGAGGACCTGGAGTTGTGGGAGATCAGAGCCTTTTCCGAAAAGTGAGAATCATATTGTAACTTAAGAATGTCAGGAGATGATTATTTGTGCTATATTTCAACTAATGTCACTCACTATGAAAAACTCAACACTATAAAAGTGCCTTTCAGGACTTTAGTGGTACACGATTTCATGAAAGTAGTTCACGTACTACCTTTTTTCCTTGCTTTTATAGATTGGAGAAAGATAAATCGCAAGGAATAGATTCCTCCAAAACTATCACTTTTAAGAATGCAGAAGATGTCAAGCTGCATTTGGAGAATCAGCTTAAACAGACTAGATTGGCTGCCCAGCAGGTGAGAAAACAACACATTACTGCTGTTTACCTTATAAGACGTCTCATTTGTagtgattttaaaaattaaatcttCATTGAATGTGCTGTTTTAGAAACGTTTTGAACAACAAGCAACATACACacctacaacaacaacacccaCCACTTCCTCCATCACCACTTCCTCCAGCACTTTAGCTTCTGTCAGTACACCTATGTCTACTGGACAGAAAACACTTGCGGTAACATCGGGAACCAAGATGGTCTTGGCCTCCAAATTGAGTTCTCCACTCGCCCTGCATCAAGACAAGAACTTCCACCAGTCTTTTGCCACATGGGTCAAACAGGGTCAAACCAGTAGTAACACAGGTAAATGTGCATGTAAGCTAATAATCCAtctacaatataaaaaaacatgttttatatcTTTGTTCTTTCAAAAGAGGAGAATAAAAGCACCAGTATATTCCCATCTGGCCCTCCTGCAAACTTGAGAACCTACAGTACGCTTCACCCTACAACTGGGAATATCAACCTCAGAGCTACTAACTCATCATCTTCACAACAAAAGGTATTTTGCCTTTGGAACTTGAGTCTTAGTGAACCTTACCTAAAGTAAGGCATCATATTAAACAATagttgcttttgttttgggTCCAGATGGTGAAAGTAGGAAGCCAAACTCAAGCTTGTGTAAATCCTCTGTTGGCTTCACAAGGTattatttctatttcttttaaatatgctTATCCAATTGAACTATTGCCttagagatttttttatttttttatctttgttcCTTGCTTCTAggcaattcccaaaagctaaGCCAAGTTGGATCTGCTGTATCTGGCGCTACTCAGACATCTGATGGTCAGAGAGTCACAGGTCCCTTGCCAACACCCGGGCAGCGACCAGCGGCTCCCTCCCAGCCAAGTAGACCACAGCAGGGTCAAGTCAAACTCACTATGGCACAGCTCATGCAGTTAACACAGAGTGCTGAGGTAAGGGATTGTTTAAAACGTCTAAAGTTCTATTGTAGAACCTTTTGTTTGATTAAATGTTCATTCACCCATCCCAGTCAAGAATAACTAGACTGCTAGTGTCGTCAATGGATGCCAATGAGAACCCTATACTACTGGCTTAAGCTTGTCTTGACCTCTCATTCTTGGTCTTTTGGTTCTATTTAAtctttgaaattgaaaaataattattttattttttcttttaccacTTCAGGCAGGAAATCCCGGTCTAACTGTAGTGATCCAAGGTCAAGGCCAGACTGAGGGCCAGCTGCAGATTGTCCCACAGGGTGTGACAGTCATCCCCTCGGCTGGTCAGCAGCTTATGCAGGCAGCCATGCCCAATGGCCAAGTACATCGCTTCCTCTTCACTCCAATGCCAGCATCTTCATCAGTTCCAACTTCTTCCCCAGTTGCAGCTGTTCCTGCAAAACCTACTGCATTGCCAAATCCCCAAACCCAAATAGCAACACCTGCTATATCCAATTCCACCGTCCAGACTCCTCCTTCACCCTTGCCACAGCCCCAAATGGCAGCGCCTCACCCTTCCCCAACACAACCCATTCCTGCTCCTTCTCCCCAACCAAGTTCAAATTTGGCTTCCAACCCAACCTCTGTTCCTACACCTCCCCAAGTGTCAACCTCCATTCCTACAACAGTGCACGTTTCTCCGCAAGCACCAGTACAAAGTATCATTTCTGCACCATCAACCCAAATAACTCCTGTTGTAACCCAGGCTACGTCACAAACACTAGTTTCATCGTCGTTAACAGCCTCCCCCCCAGTACAACCTGCATTGGCAACATCTGTGCCTGCCTTACAACAAAATGTAGACCAATCTGTGATTCAACCccaaatattagaaaatactcAAACAGCAGTAGCTGTTAAAGGACAAGTCTCCCCTCAATCCCAGAACCAGACTCAAACTTTGTCCACATCAACAACCTTTAAATCTGCTCCTGTCCCAGCGAATGTTACAGTCCCTCCCTCTACTTTTGTCCCACTGCCAGGGAATACTTCtgtccaatttgctaaatccacTCAACTGCAGTGCATATCTACATCTCTCCCCTCACCTGTCCAAGTCTCAACATCTGCCCTCACTTCTGTTTCTTGTCCTGTCATCGCTGTCGTATCAAATCAAATTGGCGTCCTATCCTCGGCTAACACACTTAGCCAAATTCCAACTGTAGCCCCCCTTCCTCTTCATCCACAGGCAGGAAATGCTGTGGTCACCCCAGTCACGGCAACATGTACAACACCTTCAGTGCCAGGTAATGAGCCGATTTATACAGCTCTAACTGCATTTTGTGATTTAAGATATTTACTTCTGAATATTTTGTGCATTCAGTTTGCATCTCTATTTCTCTCCTATCCTGTTACAGCACTAATAGAGCAAAGGACCGCTCAGCCCCAGGTTTGGAAACCAGGTACATGTGAGGCCCGCATTCCAGTCCATTCTGTTCAACAGGCAACCATTCACAACCCACCTGCCCTAACTGCAGTTCCTGTCTGCACTCTGGC
Coding sequences within it:
- the bptf gene encoding nucleosome-remodeling factor subunit BPTF, whose protein sequence is MRGKRGRPPKPLATEEHSPAPATTRGLRPRRNIKPRFRDSGDEEVESPARKAPKPARKKKAGSVISTRGRGRGKGGRGGRGGRGGKRTPGNKNIVYDDHESEEDDDAVSLRSEEEEVVEEDPRSEEDEGLKNDSDCLDDVLDEEEEVEEDASYCTESSFRSQSTHASTPGRKKVHAPRPRTPILEEKNIPSLDLPQSSEDLLVPREELLNATSVYEVLRNFSAVLRLSPFRFEDFCAALIGQEQCTLIAETHISLLKAILHEEETSNTSFGPVDLKDSVNSTLYFIDGMTWPEVLRAYCESDKEYHYVLPYQELNDYPFGPVENKIKVLQFLVNQFLTTNVAREELMSDGVMQYDDHCRVCHRLGDLLCCETCSAVYHLECVKPPLKEVPEDEWQCEVCVAHQVPGVTDCVTEAQKNRPYIRQEPIGYDRHQRKYWFLSRRIIIEEDGEHEKKQIWYYSSKTQLDELLECLDKEYWETDLCATLEEMKVEVQTHMDITEELTNTACGNNKAYLTAVNENLKERLKSQLKTQQSDGQEDEVKPPAETSSAQTVSDAAKVKSQLGDGEPMDTDIQDATTSRGENTKVKPSSECTLEEAHDKQPEGGCQVSNSATSSKPEQPDLFERSSRSSFTSQDGTEEASENLRSSTATGSAPEAINPRKSKESSPAGPDVETSHSSFLKSDLTVNLNNLFKLGQEGKYRVYHNQYSTNILALNKHQHREDHDKRRHLSHKFSLTTASEFKWNGSIYGSRGPTINTLRFNIIQLESNVPTPFMHPNWAAHRSNWNKAVQMCSKAREFALALAILECAIKPVVMLPVWKESLGHTRLHRMSAMEREEKEKVKKREKKLEDEETLQQATWVKYSVNIKHQVWKQKGEEYRVTGYGGWSWVSKTRVLRFVTKLPGNTNANYRKEIEAAKAAKRNSACTNEQKRAQDEKEPTQNTEENKQQTSSEQETSKDLETKLLEEKQEKGGNCKLEIEPSLNTVPKNEEKENIENKGSSVPAEQSEKEEPIQKSEKLKEETPVPKPLYDVVNVSEGFHLRTIYKQKVKPSKLDGLLERRVKQFTLEEKERLERFRPSGLLSKIASARSSSVVKTEGTASVKQRPIESPVKTEAKQENDTVVKKLEFEEEHKEGKIKTDVELDSQAIKHSIQSEICHLHSNSAATPLKEVNGEPAGSTGINGKSNYISEAMETPEKYQKQEAAPLGENIKKRSFEEMERDSRQTNTGADDEGKINAEQVNGETGIIAGSNPVQGENKEPIKPLMNGNVSQSASQYGSHPPSKIPKLEHNVAITRDSQHIKEGTVQATCQSSTPSSLNSVDNCSNTNDVKTSTQNVLQPPNRTESLTSTSTNKPVISQKSANAGVTNSKVTIATANGSLVISSEYTTSDRVSLLKFSKFRKARSGTALPSYRKFVTKSSKKSIFVLPNDDLKRLARRGGFREVPIFNYNAKPAMDIWPYPSPRPTFGITWRYRLQTVRSLAGVSLMLRLLWACLRWDDMAVKPSIGVSLTRKETTETDITTTEIIKRRDVGPYGIYSEYCIRKIICPLGNKDSNKETPTPQRKGLRSSALRPKKQEPTKPTGPIAVEKWIPEEDLELWEIRAFSEKLEKDKSQGIDSSKTITFKNAEDVKLHLENQLKQTRLAAQQKRFEQQATYTPTTTTPTTSSITTSSSTLASVSTPMSTGQKTLAVTSGTKMVLASKLSSPLALHQDKNFHQSFATWVKQGQTSSNTEENKSTSIFPSGPPANLRTYSTLHPTTGNINLRATNSSSSQQKMVKVGSQTQACVNPLLASQGNSQKLSQVGSAVSGATQTSDGQRVTGPLPTPGQRPAAPSQPSRPQQGQVKLTMAQLMQLTQSAEAGNPGLTVVIQGQGQTEGQLQIVPQGVTVIPSAGQQLMQAAMPNGQVHRFLFTPMPASSSVPTSSPVAAVPAKPTALPNPQTQIATPAISNSTVQTPPSPLPQPQMAAPHPSPTQPIPAPSPQPSSNLASNPTSVPTPPQVSTSIPTTVHVSPQAPVQSIISAPSTQITPVVTQATSQTLVSSSLTASPPVQPALATSVPALQQNVDQSVIQPQILENTQTAVAVKGQVSPQSQNQTQTLSTSTTFKSAPVPANVTVPPSTFVPLPGNTSVQFAKSTQLQCISTSLPSPVQVSTSALTSVSCPVIAVVSNQIGVLSSANTLSQIPTVAPLPLHPQAGNAVVTPVTATCTTPSVPALIEQRTAQPQVWKPGTCEARIPVHSVQQATIHNPPALTAVPVCTLASGSGSPLPQASISLQSHIQHPAAVSVQQVSQIPISAVQLQMKALPVSTVVTTVRQTQIVNQLQPQTQNQICTQIQVQPSGQAQQLQHIQSPPHLQAQAQLHPQIRVQFQPQTQQVSQPKLHQLPQIQPQVQFQSPKPALPQVQAQYPSQTQGALQTQLQTQPQTLQQPQAPAQPQVQVQFQQTNQIPTPTQASQQSQIGSPSPIKSPLQTQFKAQPQTQVQIQTQPLVQGQVQVQFQSPNQTHVKAQPQLQVQPSIRHQLITLPGIQQPVQLLSALPPHVAAQIQAQIQAQAQQQSGAVPQQIKLQLPIQIQQTGGQIQAHQIQNMVTIQTPTNLQDKLQNVQQQKDQQSHQHHHTVKQQPTPPKKKKYHEKKELKDPNQLAVSPGDGLHKQVGAKQSVATEQLKQRKTLAAAEREENQRMIVCNQVMKYILDKIEKDEKQAAKKRKKEEVVEQKRSKQNATKLTALLYKHKEHLKAEILKKRALLDKDLQLQVQEELRRDIAKLHKEKEKARAAIAQAAAATIKSSSLSSHSSQSSHSTHSSHPSHSKHSSHSARIAGPSSSSHKRKREEERDKDRNRDKERHRDKKRERERDKDQDRCKDREKDRDRDREKERVQEQEHIRPQDREMGRERERDKDRDPFSLKHKKKKKQLSSTSRDHKKDNKLYCICKTPYDESKFYIGCDLCSNWFHGACVGITEKEAKKLEDFVCNDCKRGHEGGSKEELYCICRTPYDESQFYIGCDRCQNWYHGRCVGILQSEANHIDVYVCPQCQSTEDAMTVLTPLTDKDYDGLKRILRSLQSHKMAWPFLEPVDAHDAPDYYRVIKEPMDFSTMESRLQKRHYRKLTEFVADVTKIFDNCRYYNPNDTPFFQCAEVLEGFFVQKLKCFKAGRLSDS